The following DNA comes from Alnus glutinosa chromosome 6, dhAlnGlut1.1, whole genome shotgun sequence.
taacattattacactaatactattattatactaaataatattagatcaaaataatatcttgtacaataaatatttcaaattaatattatatatcaatgatattatttcacaaaatattctcgtataataatattagagatattattattccaaccaatttactaaatatttaggttttggaacaaatggcacataaagatgcaattatcagaataatgtcgatcgagcgattttaaagtcgatcgagcgaatcAATTGATAGGTCGATCAAGCGATAGAtattgtcgatcgagcgatgatAGAgaaataagtcgatcgatcggcaGAAGTGGTCGATTGAGCGATTGATCACCTcgggtcttaaattctatttaaagcgtcctgtcttaaaatctggggtattacataACCTTTAGATCAATCTGATGATTTCCATACCCGAAGCTCCATTCGTCTTCCCAAAAATAGACAATCCTCATTTTACTTCCCCTCCTACACTGTGCGAGGACAACTCTCCTCAATGGCTTACCAGGTAGCAGCGTGACAGGGTTCTTTCCAGGCATCCATCACCTCCTTACAGCCGTTTTCCTCACAAAGTGCAATATTCTGCATATCTTCCCCATCAGATCTTGAAAAAGATTTTGATATcggtatgtattttttttaagttttttcctTCAATGGCTTTTACTTCTTATTACTGACCTCAACCTACTGATTTTGGGGTAGTGTGTTTTGAGTATCCTGAGCCTGATTTGAGGTTGACTTGTGGCTGATTTGAGGCCTCACACAGTGCCGTGCACTGCCTATAACTTCGAGCATTGGAAAGGCAGAACCCATCCATGACATCGGAGAATGCTCTTCACTCGGAATCACCTTCTTCATCCAGTGGTTCCAACTCCTCGTGGTACCCAGTTCCTCCGGTGAAGCCAGTCCACGTGGTCAGTCCGAGAACACGATCTTGGAGggttagttttataaatttgagatttgtatgttgttccttttttttttattagttgttTGTAATCTTGCCCAAGAACACTGCCAATGAGTTTTAATGGACTGTTATTGGGTTTTTATTATCATGGTCTATTTATTCCTTTACAATTATTTCCGTTTGaatgtttttcctttttgtaattTCCGTTTGAATGTTGTATTGAATGGTGTTCTTTCCACTGATTATGCAATGTATGTATTTATCTTGAGCTCATTTTCGTCGAGTTGTTCCCGCAAATCTTTATGTGGTattgtcttttttcttcaattatgttttttttccttttttttttttttttttatatatatatatttttttgtcacCTAATAAATTATGTTGGTTctgcaaaataatttttatttatcaatttttaatggAAGAAAGAATTGGGTCGatttattaataacaaatatttcacaacaaGATGGAAAACGGGAACGGAAAAAAAATTGGCtctttttttaggttttggaaaTGCAACAACAATCTGCCCAAAATtgttttacaaaattttgtaattttattaaaaaaacaatactggttttctattaaatctgaaaaatatataatgtatTATACTATTAAATGTAGAATATGAAACTagtttttgaatgaaaaaaaaaaaaaaaaaaaaaaaacaggagtCAATCCCGTGTATTCTTCGTGGATAGTAGAATACCACATATCATTAGTATGTAGCAGACAtagttattataatttaaaatagaagcaatatatttattttggatCACATTAGAGACATGCTTttataaatatacttttttccaattttattatattatgaaaataagcTTTACCCGGATGAAGattaattttcattaatttcattagcttgccaaaataattttttgatacTAGTTATATTTATTGGTCAAACCTGATCAAACAAATggaatatatatactataatttGTCGAATTCAAACAAATTTATTCGTACTGGTATATTATTCGTCCAATTTTGCGATTTCAAATAAGCATTTCATACCTCCAATTAAAATGCAGTTTCGTATGATTCCAAATCAATGGCTTTAGGCAAATGTAATTTCCTAGCGATgtgttttttataaaaataaaaattattttaaattcaaGAACTCATGTGTCACAATGCTGGACTAATTGAATTTACATGGTGTACAACCTTATTTAACGAGAAGTGGGAAGCACAATTTCTTACGAGCGACTAGTTCTTATCATATTCGAAAGGTATTACACACAACCTTTTTCTTTATCTGTTTTATATAAATGTTTGTTCATTTATAAGTATTTGTGAATCGTTCAAAGTAAAAAGCTCATCTgcttttctattaaaaaataaaaaaaaaaaaaaaaaaaaaaaaaagaaaaagtattccaagttattaaaatacaaagttattaataaaaaaaaaaaaaagatgttatttttaattaatagagTAAGGGAGTATTCTAagttattaataaaaaactgaaaaaaaaaaaaaaaaaaaaaaaaaaaaaaagggtttctAGAGGCATGCATTTTCAGTAATAAGTAGCTACACTTAAGGATAAAGTGTAAATTTctatattttatacaaaatattgttttttttccctgttttaattaaaatataaatttcgGTTATGTTAAAACATGTGCCTTTAATAGGATTTCTTTTATTAGGAttccttttcactttttcccttttcttttcgattacttttattatttttttaatacgtTCATGTTagtttatatgtttttaaaatatataaaattaagggtAACTTTGTCATTAGTGGGGACGTTTTTTGGTACTCTAGGGAAaaagattgacacaattggtagtttgggagatATAAAAAACGAGGTATTAGTTCGAGGGGGTTATGTAAAAATATGTGAACTTTTTCGTGCGTTTTGGTTGAAGTTTTCTCCGTAAGCCATTACTATACTTCTATAATAGCCCTACTTTTCCTTACCATACTAGAGAAAACGAGACTCAATGTCGAGTGAAAAATCAGAGAAGTGGCCACCAGAGGATGAGGACCTATTCGTCCAACTTTTAGTCGAATGTGTGCACAACGGTTCCATCATCCGAGGGACCGCGAATAAAGCATTGTGGGTGCACCTAGCCAATGCTATGAATCTGAGGGCGAGTAAAGTCTGGACTCCTAGCCAGCTATCATCGAAGTATGGAAGGTTGCGAAAAGACCACAGCGACTTTTTTGGTCTATTAAATCATAAAACTGGCTTTGGCTGGGATCCAGTACTAAACACAGTTTCTGGGACCCTGACGCAATGGGAGCGTGCCAAGATGGTATGCTTTATTCCAAACTAGCTTGGTATGATCACTCTTATATATTATTTGGGGAATAATAATTTCTCTGGGTTTCCGTAGGTGGATCCGAAAATTTCACGCTTCAAAGCAAAAGGGTGCCGAAACTATGAGGAACTTGGGCTCATATTCGATCGGTCCACAGCAACTAGCATTCTCCGCCGGTCCTCCGCACAGTCCTCGCCTGACACCGATGAGGAAGCACATCTTATGCACCATATGCAGATAGAAGGCATACACGTGTACGATGGTGGGGTAGGTTGTAGAGGTCAACCCGAAGGTTATCCGTCACCCACATTTGTTGACCTTGGCAGTCCGCGTGATGAGGAGATTGGTGGACCTTCATTTGTTAGAGGTCGCCGTAGTGGGAAACAGCCAATGGTGGAGGATACAAGGGGTAGGGGAAATGCCCCGGCACGTGGTATCGGATTGGGCGTCAGCATGGGATCTTCAGGGAAATGATCCTTGGGTAAAAAATCCTGCAGGAAAACAAAAGCCACGGTAATTCTTTCGAAGCAGGCTATGTATGATGAGATGAGGGAGCTGGCGAAGGCAATAAGAGAATCCATACAACTGCAAACTCAGTAGGACTTGAGTTCGACGCAACAGTTCAGCACTGGCAAATCCGCACCTCTAATAAACCAGGCAATCGCCATGCTTAATGAGTTGCAGGCTGAAATTACACTCGATACTTACGTGGCTGCATCAATTGCCCTACTAGatgaaaaacttcaaaacttgTTTCTCCTTTGGAACAAAGAACACAGATTGCTTTGGCTATCAAAGGTCAAGCCCTTGGATTGACAATTTGAGTTAATTGGTGGAATGTGTTGttttatgttagtttaatgtattttagcTATTAGCTATGAGACAAGTTAttttatgttagtttaatgTAGTTTAGCTATTAGCTATGAGACAAGTTAttttatgttagtttaatgtattttagcTATTACCTATGAGACaagttattttatattagtttaatgtattttagcTATTACCTATGAGACAAGTTTAATTGGTGCAATGTGTTAAACTACGTGCATATGtgacaataattaattgttgaatGTGTGTTAGATGGTATTACACCTAACCAAATTATTTTAAACTGTATTGAACTAAGTCTTTGTTAGTAGGATGGACAGATCTAACCTCCCTTTTATACCCGCGTATGAAGATAGAGATGATGAAATTGATGACGAGATTTTCTTTTTACTGAGTGCGATTGACTCATCAGACGACGATGAAAACACCAAAATGCCGCAACGCAACTTGCCATTACGAGGGGCCATGTACATAACATACATGTTGAACAGTCACCCAGTGCCGTGTTTTCATATGTTTTGTATGGAGCCACCAGATTTTATagctttgtgttttgagttgaaGGAGCGCCAGTTCATAAAGAGTACAAGGAACCTTCATGTTGAGGAAAGTGTTGCTATATTTCTTTTGCTTACTGGGCACTCCCAAGGGCAACGGATCGCTGCAAATCGCTTTCAACACTCCACGAAGACAATAAATCGGCATTATAATAAGGTGTTGAGAGCACTGGGCCATCTGGCCAAGGTCTACATCAAAGTGAGACATAGGACTGGGGTGCACCCACATGTACAGGGTAATCCTAAATATCCTTGGTTCAAGGTGAGTGTTGTTCATTTATAACACATCGGCCCTATCAATGccatttttaagtttatttttgtttgaaaattattaCAGGATTGTATTGGTGCAGTCGACGAAACACACATAAAGGCAGAGCACCAACGCCTCTTTCGTGGCCGCAAAAATGAGTGCACACATAACATTATGGCAATATGCGATTTTGATATGTTATTCACGTTCGTGTACGTTGGCTAGGAGGGAACCGCGAACGATGGTCGCATTTTTAAGGATGCTGTTACAACTGACCAAGGCTTTGAGTGGCCTACAGATGGTTAGTACGTTGAATACAATTGCGAAATTTTCTATCTATCATAGATTTTCATGCTCTTGAATAAactttgggtattttatttatgaaggGCACTATTATGTGGCGGATTCTGCATACTCATGCATGCGAGGTTTCTTGCCTCCGTATAAAGGGGAGAGGTATCATCTCTCCCATTTTTGTAATAGGCCTCTGCCCCGTGGGTACAAGGAACTGTTTAATTTCAGACACTCCTCACTACGAATGATGATTGAGAACTGCTTCTCCAGATTGAAGAGGAGATGGCGTATTTTATACGATATGCCTAAGTACTTCTTGACACGTCAACCTGGCATTATAATGGCATGCTGTACACTACACAACTTCATCAGGACACGTAATCCAAATGATCAAATATTCAACGGCACTGATGCAGTAGAACCAGGGATGAGTGAGCAGCCTTATGCATATGGCAACAATGATGAGGCAGGCCCCTCACATTCAGGACAGTATGACTTCTCATCTGCAGCTAGCGATGAAATGAGAAATCTTAGAGAAGGCATTGCACATGCAATGTGGGATAATGCACATGGAAACGAAGATggagataattaaaaaaatgacttctATAATTTtgaagtaatattttttataatgccCGTGCATTTTGTTATGGTTGAGTTTGTTTTATGGTTGATAAGACTTTTCAATGTAAGACAAATATGTGAAATTGACTGATATGTATGTTGTTTGCGTGGGTCATTtgaattacatattttattatgtcaAATTGTCCACTTGTACATGAGAAGTTTGTTGTTTTATCCTGCATTACCAAGTAGATATGAACGTCAATGTGAATTGCACATGTGGTGCTGGACCCATGACACTCCTCATCTCAAGAACAGAAAGAAACTATATGAGACGCTTTTACAAGTGTCCCCTAGGCAAGGTATGAACTCATAAGCAATCACAAGTCTCAAATTGAAG
Coding sequences within:
- the LOC133871533 gene encoding uncharacterized protein LOC133871533, giving the protein MDRSNLPFIPAYEDRDDEIDDEIFFLLSAIDSSDDDENTKMPQRNLPLRGAMYITYMLNSHPVPCFHMFCMEPPDFIALCFELKERQFIKSTRNLHVEESVAIFLLLTGHSQGQRIAANRFQHSTKTINRHYNKVLRALGHLAKVYIKVRHRTGVHPHVQGNPKYPWFKDCIGAVDETHIKAEHQRLFRGRKNECTHNIMEGTANDGRIFKDAVTTDQGFEWPTDGHYYVADSAYSCMRGFLPPYKGERYHLSHFCNRPLPRGYKELFNFRHSSLRMMIENCFSRLKRRWRILYDMPKYFLTRQPGIIMACCTLHNFIRTRNPNDQIFNGTDAVEPGMSEQPYAYGNNDEAGPSHSGQYDFSSAASDEMRNLREGIAHAMWDNAHGNEDGDN